The DNA segment AACATCGTCACAATCTAAAACACATCAACTTAATTATAagactaaaattacaattttcTCGGAATAAAACTGGCAGAAATATGTCCCGATCGATTCCATTGTCCCTCCACACCACGAAAAAATAAAGGGACATGTTGGGCAGTCGGAAATCACATGAAAGATGAGTGAGTTGGAGTTTTGATGTGTTGaaaagtgtaaaaaaaaaaaagaagattaAAAAGACGTGGGGAGGGCCAGAAATAGGGCCCGATGCCATGTGCCTTATCCTCACACAGAGTGCTGCAGACCTGAATTGATGATCAAAGATTTTGGTTCTCTGCATCATATGCTTACAATGTGTGTGAATCCAAGACACGGATGGCTTTTAGGAATTTGGCTAAATATTTATGATAACCAAGTTCAATGGATTAGCTTGTTTGTTCTTGTTATGCCATGCCAAAAGTTGGATAGGgactcgtgtgtgtgtgtgtcatttTCATTTCTTTATTTAGCGATAAACACGGTGTGATGATCCGTTGAGGTTATGTCAATATTAAtatagtgtttgcaacctctaaaaataagtgattatggattATTTCTAACACCAATGCGAGCATATGTAGTGTTGAGGTGAAGTCAATATTAAggagtgtttgcaacctctaaaaataagtgattatggattATTTCTAACACCAATGCGAGCATATGTAGTGTTGAGATGAAGTCAATATTAagatagtgtttgcaacctctaaaaataagtgattattgattatttctAACACCAATGCGAGCATCTGTAGTGTTGAGGTGAAGTCAATATTAAGGTAGTATTTTcatgcaacctctaaaaataagtgattatggattATTTCTAACACCATTAATGCGAGTATCTCTAGTGTTGAGGTGAAGTCAATACTAAGATAATGTTTGCAACTTCTAAAtataagtgattatgaattaTTTCACTTATTATATATAAACTTTGATTGGATTGATTGAATTCTTTCTTTTGATGTCAtggtttttttaatatatttatatacaaattccattaatttttttttgggaaaatattaatttccttatttttttttttcttaagagAGATGATAAAATCCAAGGGATTATTaggagaaaaataaatattcttcttGCAATAAGATTCACTCTTTACCTAAGGAGAGTACTAGAGAAAAGTATTAGATTCAAATCTAAGTACTTCTCAATTTGTCGTGTGTCTGATCGATGTAAATGAAGTTGTTTAATATATCTATGATACTTAATTAACGATAACCAATTTTAAACAACTTTCGGTACTTATCTATTTGTGCTTAGTATATACATATTAATTATTCAATCTACAAAACGAATTATACAAATTATATCGTCAATATATATCGTTTTATAGCGGTTCTTTATCAAATTCCTCCGTCCAAATGTCAATACGATTATCTAAAAGAATATTATATGAATATCGACCACAAGTTTAGCTGATTTGAAGATTTAatccaaattttattttgataaaatcATTTGTGAATTCGCATTATTGTCAATTATTTATCTTGGGTTCCTTCTTAATGGTGCTTAAATTATTTGATTCCACTTTAATAATGATCATGTCtgtatatatttttatcttgtTAAAAAGGTGATGTTAGCAGCATGTCAATGGGACAGATCCCATCGGAGAAATAGCCTAACAAGATTTGAGAAATTAGGAAAGAATCCATGTCGCATTGACTCGACATCACACGTGGGTTCTAACTTCTAAACATTTTGGCAGTCCCTActcaaaagatttttttttttttcaaagataaaaagatattttttcaaaatttttatttaaaaaaaatcagttgTTGCAAGACCCCTTTCTCGGTTTTGTACGTGCTATCCACGTGATACTATTCTGTGAGCAACGTGTTATTTTATGATTGGTTGAAAGTAATGGGCttcatttgtattttttttttcatgaattttataTCCATACGATATATCAATTGCAAGAACCCCATAAAATAACCACATTTGATTTCTCAAGACGTATTAATTTTCTTACCCAAACACCGCTTCTCCGCAATACAATTATTTTAGAATTATACAATATACAGTAGaataaaaacattgaaaattaTGTGCACGCCTGAGTTTACTAGACTAAAAGAAattataatgttatattataacAATGTTCGGTAGAACTTTTAGAAAGcgattctcaatttttttttaacaaaattttaaactgaAAATCGCTTCCTAGAAGCTCTACCAAACATTAcctatatatgttattgttatACTTATAATTTTAGCAatcaatattattaatttatatatatatgaattaaaaCCATCCATAGAAATCAAATGTTTGAGTCACGAGTTACAACATCATGAAGCCAAGATGAAATATTATAATACAACTAAAAAACTCCAAGTTCGATTCTGACACAAAGCTCATGTGAGATGGTCTCACATGTCAATTTCATGAGACAAATCTCTTATTTGGATCaccaattaaaaaatattaatttttattgtaaatatagacATTGTTTCATTCtaattatatatacatgtttTTTTTGCATGCATATTAAGAAATTCattaaaaatatcaattaaCAAAATAACTTTCTAATTTTACcctttatataattaatttgttatatttCTAATAGTTATTTAACTACAAGATTCAAATTAAATAGAGTATATTAGTAAAAGAATAGTTAAAATATTGTTAAATATATGTggtatatatctatatatttgagataaataaaaaaaaattgagaaggaGAGAATAACaccttttattttctttgtagAATGCATATATAGTCGATATTACTTGAAACGAAATACTAATTATAATAAACAATATTGTAAGAAAGCACCATGGATATAAATATAAACGCAAATAATATTCCAGAAATATCggctaattaattaataaaacattaaatattataatcCCACAAAAACATAGGGAATTACAGATCTTGACCTCTTAAGTCTTAACACACCCACCACATAAAAGAAAACACATGCATGCATGTTAAAGGAAATCATTACGAAAGAGTAATTAGGAGGAATAATTAAAGATGTTACAAATGACAGCCTTTTACACACTTTTAATCCCATATGTATATATGTTCTAAtatcattaattaataattgatCTTGATATCATATTACATATTATACTTATAAATCTAATGAACCAACAATCAAGCTTTATGCTTAGGACATTGATAACACTTGGTGAAGAGTCCAAAAGTATCAATCTGATGCACAAAATTCACTATGCTCGCCCAACCTCCAAATCCAAATCCTATAATAAAAACCCATGCCACCACAAATATGTTCACCGAATACGTGCCAACCCACCCTCCAACAAGTTTTGGAGGTCTCTCCACTGCATTCTGTCaaaataaacaataataataaaatcaaaggcCGCACCAAGACGAGATATAATTAAACATATTGTTTTTTAGGACGAGATTATTATAATTAGATCTTGAATAAGTATCGTAAAAAAATGTTTCTTGAAAGTGTTTTTAATTAACAAACTAATCTCTTTTTATCTTTTCCTCgactttttttgttttgtggGGGGTGGAGGAAAGGGCATGCGTTGTCTATTTCATTATCTGCCTAACAATTAACATTAATCTCACCGGGCCAGTTTGCGACTcgggtaatgctacatgtataCACAAAGAGCTACACGTTGAGTTACACATTGCACTTAAAATTACATAATTATCCCTGCACTCAATATACATGTAACattactcgaatctcaaactgGTGATAAAGCTAATTATTAATGAAGAATTGCATGATTCAACTGGCTaggaattaattaatttaatttatagaaaAAGTAAGTATTTTCTCTAAAGATATATATAGAtcagatagatagatagataccTCTCTGGCAGAAGCAGAAGCAAAAGTGATCATGTGAGCCAAGGCAGGAATTATGTAGACGGTGAAGCTAACAAGCAAAGATCCAACGGTGGAGTTAATTGGTCCGAAGAATGGAAATATAATGGCCAGAAACCATATCGGAATAACCACCGGTAATCTCGTTATGGCACGTTTCAACAAGCTTTTCGTTTCGTGTACTCCCACCAACTTCTCCCACACGAAGTACAGAGGGGTGCAAGCGAATCCAAACGTAATAAACTGCATGCACCACCAAAATTCAATTTCATTCAATATATATGATACGATCGAgcatatagtatatatatatatatatagatagatatcACGTACGTACCTGATGAATGAGCATAAGGATCACAGCCGTGTCTCGAAATCGGGTTTTCGGTAGCAAAGCCAAGGCGTTGGATCGGTTGAGGAGCAAATCTCCGAAAGCCCAGTAAACAGCACTGGCTGATGGCAGGGTTAATGTCAACACGTAGATTGTTGCAATCAAGTATACTAGCTTGAACCTCTGTGGCTTCCACATTGCATGCATTATTTccctatattatatatatattttccaaaCAAACAACATGCAATAAGTTACAAATTAGTTCAATCTTTACGCCATCATCGATAAATGGATTAACTTGGTAGGGAACTTAATTAATTACACTGTCACAGCATGGCCCCCAAATGTGTAAAGAATATTTGTAGCCCCAGTGAAGTAGAGAACCATTTTGGCAGGTCCCGAGTGCTGCACTCCCTCAACCTAATTCATTCACCAAATATTATTCATAATTATATATAGAGTCATCTGATTTACAAATATTGATTGATTAGGAAGATATATACACCATTAATTTTCACCTGTCCATGGAGGAGGGAAGCTATGGTGAGGTACCAGGCTGTGTAAGTTGTCATAATTAGGCCTAAAAATGACCAAATTCTGTAGTTGTGGAAAGAAGGGATGAAAACAGTGGTGGCACAGCATGCTCCAAACACGTACGTCCAAGTTCTCTTATCAAGATTGTCATTTATGTAATAGATGTTACTGCAAATCCAAACATACATAAAGTTGAGAAAATTATGAATTATTATAACAAATAAAATAGAAGAAACACTAGGCTACTCGGGTCCATGAGATAATGATATCCTTCATGCatgaatttttcagaaaaaaaaaactatatatgtATAATTACCTTGCACATGCTATGAGCTGAATGACAGATCCAAATAGAAGAAAAGTGCAGTTGAAAAAGAGGCCTATGTTTCTCCAATGCTTTCCAAGTAACCCATCCAGAACTTCAAACCACTGCAGATATATAACCATGCATCCAATATTATTCACATCTAATTCAAGATGCTAATGAAATTCAGACAAGAAAATTTGTCGAGtagaaaaaaataacaaaaacccAACTCAGATCAAGAAAAAAGTCGAAAAAAAGAAGAAGCTGAAAGgtcaaaattataaaaaatttatatgattatatatatatatatagctagcTAGCCATGATGAGTCAAGTACTTGATTAATAGAATACATACCTGAATTACATGG comes from the Henckelia pumila isolate YLH828 chromosome 1, ASM3356847v2, whole genome shotgun sequence genome and includes:
- the LOC140880977 gene encoding auxin transporter-like protein 3 codes for the protein MASEKVETVVAGNYVEMDKEEEETKSSGSKSKLSKLFWHGGSIYDAWFSCASNQVAQVLLTLPYSFSQLGMASGIIFQLFYGLMGSWTAYLISVLYVEYRTRKEREKVDFRNHVIQWFEVLDGLLGKHWRNIGLFFNCTFLLFGSVIQLIACASNIYYINDNLDKRTWTYVFGACCATTVFIPSFHNYRIWSFLGLIMTTYTAWYLTIASLLHGQVEGVQHSGPAKMVLYFTGATNILYTFGGHAVTVEIMHAMWKPQRFKLVYLIATIYVLTLTLPSASAVYWAFGDLLLNRSNALALLPKTRFRDTAVILMLIHQFITFGFACTPLYFVWEKLVGVHETKSLLKRAITRLPVVIPIWFLAIIFPFFGPINSTVGSLLVSFTVYIIPALAHMITFASASARENAVERPPKLVGGWVGTYSVNIFVVAWVFIIGFGFGGWASIVNFVHQIDTFGLFTKCYQCPKHKA